The Pseudomonas triclosanedens genome has a window encoding:
- a CDS encoding DUF4946 domain-containing protein → MGACYGVRWLCLEVAMSGSRSWLLLAVLFVSWPVLAEMEVHWPEGWAVTRSPEGAAIVRQRGVRLDESGGQAVVMEVTRSRLAVDASINVERVILEMRKALQKDFLRQGFEAACSKPKAAMLGGLDGLEVRCGISQNGAEVLKQSLQVAIGEGVAYSLTYAAPAERYPELKKEIESVKAGLRLN, encoded by the coding sequence ATGGGCGCCTGCTATGGTGTGCGTTGGTTGTGCCTGGAGGTGGCGATGAGCGGTTCGCGGTCCTGGTTATTGCTTGCTGTGCTCTTCGTGTCGTGGCCTGTGCTGGCGGAAATGGAGGTGCACTGGCCCGAGGGCTGGGCTGTCACTCGCTCGCCCGAGGGGGCGGCGATCGTTCGGCAGCGTGGCGTACGTCTTGATGAGAGCGGTGGGCAGGCTGTGGTCATGGAGGTGACGCGCAGTCGTCTGGCGGTGGATGCTTCCATTAATGTCGAGCGCGTCATTCTGGAGATGCGCAAGGCGCTGCAGAAGGACTTTCTACGGCAGGGATTCGAGGCGGCCTGCAGCAAGCCAAAGGCTGCCATGCTGGGTGGGCTGGATGGGCTGGAAGTGCGCTGCGGCATCAGCCAGAACGGCGCTGAGGTGCTGAAGCAGTCCTTGCAGGTTGCGATTGGGGAGGGTGTGGCGTACTCGCTCACCTATGCGGCGCCGGCGGAGCGATATCCCGAATTGAAGAAAGAGATCGAGTCGGTGAAGGCGGGATTGCGTCTGAATTGA
- a CDS encoding histone-like nucleoid-structuring protein, MvaT/MvaU family has product MSKLAEFREAERQLKEQLALLEKLKNDSSLKKELEFKDQLQVLMDQYGMNLRNVIEILDPQGPSEPAPAAQRRSRQLKVYKNPHNGETIETKGGNHKTLKAWKQQYGAATVESWLQK; this is encoded by the coding sequence ATGTCCAAACTTGCGGAATTCCGCGAAGCCGAGCGCCAGCTCAAAGAGCAACTTGCCCTGCTTGAAAAACTCAAGAATGACAGCAGCCTTAAAAAGGAACTGGAGTTCAAGGATCAACTGCAAGTACTGATGGACCAGTACGGCATGAACCTGCGCAACGTCATTGAGATTCTTGACCCGCAGGGGCCCAGCGAACCTGCGCCCGCAGCTCAGCGCCGCAGCCGCCAGCTGAAGGTCTACAAGAACCCGCACAATGGTGAAACCATCGAAACCAAGGGCGGCAACCACAAGACCCTGAAAGCCTGGAAGCAGCAATACGGCGCCGCCACCGTCGAATCCTGGCTGCAGAAATAA